From a single Oncorhynchus nerka isolate Pitt River linkage group LG11, Oner_Uvic_2.0, whole genome shotgun sequence genomic region:
- the LOC115136924 gene encoding creatine kinase M-type-like produces MTKNCHNDYKMKFSDVEEFPDLSLHNNHMAKVLTKDMYKKLRSKSTPSGFTLDDCTQTGVDNPGHPFIMTVGCVAGDEECYEVFKDMFDPIISDRHGGYKPTDKHKTDLNFENLKGGDDLDPAYVLSSRVRTGRSIKGYTLPPHNSRGERRMVEKLSIEALATLDGEFKGKYYPLNAMTDAEQDQLIADHFLFDKPVSPLLLSAGMARDWPDARGIWHNDAKSFLVWVNEEDHLRVISMEKGGNMKEVFRRFCVGLQKIEAVFKKHNHGFMWNEHLGYVLTCPSNLGTGLRGGVHVKLPKLSTHAKFEEILTRLRLQKRGTGGVDTASVGGIFDISNADRLGSSEVQQVQMVVDGVKLMVEMEKKLEKGEAIDGMIPAQK; encoded by the exons ATGACGAAGAACTGCCACAATGACTACAAGATGAAATTCTCTGATGTAGAGGAGTTCCCAGACCTCTCCCTGCACAACAACCACATGGCCAAGGTGCTGACCAAGGACATGTACAAAAAGCTGAGGAGCAAGTCTACCCCCTCTGGTTTCACCCTGGACGACTGCACCCAGACCGGTGTGGACAACCCTG gacaccccttcatcatGACCGTCGGCTGCGTTGCTGGTGATGAAGAGTGCTACGAAGTCTTTAAGGATATGTTCGACCCCATCATCTCCGACCGTCACGGAGGCTACAAGCCCACCGACAAACACAAGACCGACCTGAACTTCGAGAACCTGAAG GGAGGTGATGATCTTGACCCCGCCTACGTCCTGTCCAGCCGTGTGCGTACCGGACGCAGCATCAAGGGATACACCCTGCCCCCCCACAACAGCCGTGGCGAGCGTAGAATGGTTGAGAAACTGTCCATCGAGG ccctggCCACACTGGATGGTGAGTTCAAGGGAAAGTACTACCCCCTGAACGCCATGACCGATGCTGAGCAGGATCAGCTGATCGCCGACCACTTCTTGTTTGACAAGCCCGTCTCCCCCCTGCTGCTGTCCGCTGGTATGGCCCGTGACTGGCCAGACGCAAGAGGAATCTG GCACAACGATGCCAAGAGCTTCTTGGTCTGGGTGAACGAGGAGGATCACCTGCGTGTCATCTCCATGGAGAAGGGAGGCAACATGAAGGAGGTCTTCAGACGCTTCTGCGTTGGTCTGCAGAAG ATTGAGGCGGTCTTCAAGAAGCACAACCACGGCTTCATGTGGAACGAGCATCTCGGCTATGTGCTGACCTGCCCCTCCAACCTGGGAACTGGCCTTCGCGGTGGCGTGCACGTCAAGCTGCCCAAGCTGAGCACACACGCCAAGTTTGAGGAGATCCTGACCAGGCTGCGTCTGCAGAAGCGCGGCACAG GTGGTGTGGACACGGCCTCCGTAGGTGGAATCTTCGACATCTCCAACGCTGATCGTCTGGGCTCCTCAGAGGTGCAGCAGGTGCAGATGGTGGTGGATGGCGTCAAGCTCATGGTGGAGATGGAGAAGAAGCTGGAGAAGGGAGAGGCCATCGACGGCATGATCCCCGCCCAGAAGTAA